The following are encoded together in the Daucus carota subsp. sativus chromosome 5, DH1 v3.0, whole genome shotgun sequence genome:
- the LOC108221953 gene encoding multiple organellar RNA editing factor 8, chloroplastic/mitochondrial gives MAAKYVARVLSSTNTTTLLRRTPSSFLRPTTALRNAPTAGGARGLSSGGNLMKGLLDHGADGKHWIIWVKEPEGNPTRDEIIKNYVNILARALGSEEEARMKIYSVSTRHYYAIGALIDEEICSKLRDMPQVLSINEDTYMDLEKRDYGGEPFIDGRPVPYDRKYHAAYWAMQEGMVSSPTNMDDHKDAEIRATNSTSQDKEADYKLSIPRAWFSRVRVWWNGPSP, from the exons ATGGCTGCCAAGTATGTTGCTAGGGTTTTATCAAGCACTAACACCACTACTCTCCTCCGCAGAACACCATCTTCATTTCTCCGTCCAACCACCGCCTTACGCAACGCTCCGACGGCGGGGGGAGCACGAGGTTTGTCCTCCGGTGGTAATTTGATGAAAGGGTTGTTGGATCACGGGGCGGACGGGAAACACTGGATAATATGGGTGAAGGAGCCTGAGGGTAATCCAACTAGAGATGAGATTATCAAAAATTATGTCAACATTCTTGCTCGTGCTCTTGGAAG CGAGGAAGAGGCCAGAATGAAAATATATTCTGTATCAACCAGGCATTATTATGCGATTGGAGCCCTTATTGATGAAGAAATTTGTTCCAAGCTGAGAG ATATGCCGCAGGTTCTGTCTATCAATGAGGACACTTACATGGATCTCGAGAAGAGGGATTATGGGG GGGAACCATTTATTGATGGGCGGCCAGTACCTTATGATCGAAAGTATCATGCCGCCTATTGGGCTATGCAAGAAGGGATGGTGAGCTCACCCACAAACATGGATGACCATAAAGATGCTGAGATTCGAGCCACCAATTCCACAAGCCAAGACAAGGAAGCAGATTATAAGTTGTCCATTCCAAGAGCTTGGTTTTCCCGCGTAAGGGTGTGGTGGAACGGTCCAAGCCCGTGA
- the LOC108219692 gene encoding transcription termination factor MTERF4, chloroplastic, whose protein sequence is MKIATCVGITLPSFLLVNCELSTRTICKPHLASASTQWISSNCRKRIELLRKLQCSVTVRSYASTSVDSSLSKSDAILSGRKQGKSSSLYTHPSLLDMKNDRIENRARVYEFLRGIGISPDELDGLELPVTAEVMRERVDFLHKLGLTIEDINNYPLVLGCSVKKNMIPVLDYLGKLGVRKSTFTEFLRRYPQVLHASVVVDLAPVVTYLQGMDIKPNDIPLVLEKYPEVLGFKLEGTMSTSVAYLVGIGVARREIGGVLTRYPEILGMRVGRVIKPFVDYLECLGIPRLAVARLIEKSPQILGFGLEERIKPNVKSLIEYEVRETSLPSVIAQYPEMLGIDLPPKLLHQRTFLNTLIDLRPAEFGRVVEKMPQIISLSSTPIVKHVEFLKECGFSLEQVKKMVVGCPQLLALNIDIMKLNFNYFQSKMGRVLDDLVTFPAFFTYGLESTIKPRHKVVAKRGLKCSLAWLLNCSDEKFDEKMSYDTIGMEEMDMDSSFDMNSLMQPRSDDSASDFDEDSGDDEYV, encoded by the coding sequence ATGAAAATAGCTACCTGTGTTGGCATTACACTACCGAGCTTTTTGCTTGTAAATTGCGAGTTGTCTACTCGTACAATATGTAAACCCCATTTAGCTTCTGCATCAACTCAATGGATTTCAAGCAATTGTAGAAAAAGAATTGAACTACTGAGGAAATTACAGTGCTCAGTCACTGTTAGATCTTATGCGTCAACATCTGTGGATTCATCTTTGTCCAAGTCAGATGCAATTCTTTCGGGCCGGAAGCAAGGTAAATCTTCATCCTTGTATACCCATCCTAGCTTGTTAGATATGAAGAATGACAGAATAGAGAATCGTGCCCGGGTTTATGAATTCTTACGGGGAATTGGAATATCTCCTGACGAGCTTGATGGGTTAGAGCTTCCTGTGACAGCTGAGGTTATGCGGGAACGTGTGGACTTTCTTCACAAACTGGGTCTTACTATAGAGGACATAAACAATTACCCTCTTGTTCTAGGGTGCAGTGTAAAGAAAAACATGATTCCTGTGCTTGATTACCTTGGCAAATTGGGTGTTAGAAAATCTACATTTACAGAATTTTTGCGACGGTACCCCCAAGTCTTGCATGCTAGTGTTGTAGTTGACCTTGCACCAGTCGTGACATATCTTCAAGGAATGGACATCAAGCCAAATGATATACCTCTTGTGCTAGAGAAGTATCCTGAAGTATTAGGATTCAAGCTTGAGGGGACAATGAGCACATCTGTGGCTTATTTGGTTGGCATTGGGGTTGCAAGAAGAGAAATAGGTGGGGTTTTGACTCGATATCCAGAGATATTGGGAATGCGAGTAGGTCGTGTGATAAAACCTTTTGTGGACTATCTGGAATGTCTAGGAATACCGAGATTGGCTGTAGCAAGATTGATTGAGAAGAGCCCTCAGATTCTTGGATTTGGATTGGAAGAAAGGATTAAACCAAATGTCAAGTCACTTATAGAATATGAAGTTAGGGAAACATCCCTTCCTTCTGTGATTGCACAATATCCTGAAATGCTTGGCATTGATCTGCCACCAAAGCTTCTACATCAGAGAACATTTCTTAATACCTTGATTGACTTGAGACCTGCAGAATTTGGAAGAGTGGTGGAGAAGATGCCACAGATAATTAGCCTGAGTAGTACACCTATTGTGAAGCATGTGGAATTTCTCAAGGAATGTGGATTCTCCCTGGAACAAGTGAAGAAAATGGTTGTTGGGTGTCCTCAGTTACTTGCTTTAAATATAGACATTATGAAACTCAATTTTAATTACTTTCAGAGCAAAATGGGAAGAGTCTTGGATGACTTGGTTACCTTCCCTGCTTTCTTTACCTATGGTCTTGAGTCCACTATAAAACCAAGACACAAAGTGGTTGCAAAGAGGGGATTAAAGTGCTCTCTCGCATGGCTCCTTAATTGTTCTGATGAAAAGTTTGATGAAAAAATGAGCTATGACACTATTGGTATGGAGGAGATGGACATGGATTCTTCATTTGACATGAATTCTCTGATGCAGCCCAGAagtgatgactcagcttctgactTTGATGAAGACAGTGGCGACGATGAATATGTATAG
- the LOC108220465 gene encoding protein RESISTANCE TO PHYTOPHTHORA 1, chloroplastic has translation MNTLISHTLCNAHLLNLNITKTSFILHSHKCRYKRLIKLYASSSSSNEQQLNTNTVEELKKEASGGGKIQEDDESKGATQVLTSAIDKDLKKAVQKTAATFAPRASTASKNPAVPGSTLYTVFEVQAYISMLLGGALSFNLLFPSNEPDIWRLMGMWSIWMFTIPSLRARDCSKNEKEALNYLFLLVPLLNVAIPFFLKSFAVVWSADTVAFFGMYAWKMGWLQKTEK, from the exons ATGAACACCTTAATTTCACACACTCTTTGCAATGCCCACTTGTTGAATTTAAACATTACAAAAACAAGTTTTATATTGCATTCTCACAAGTGTAGATACAAAAGACTAATCAAACTgtatgcatcatcatcatcttcaaatgaGCAACAACTCAACACAAACACTGTTGAGGAGTTGAAGAAAGAAGCAAGTGGGGGAGGCAAGATTCAAGAAGATGATGAGAGCAAAGGAGCAACTCAAGTTTTAACTTCAGCAATTGACAAAGATCTCAAAAAG GCTGTTCAGAAGACTGCAGCAACTTTTGCACCAAGGGCTTCAACAGCATCTAAAAATCCTGCCGTCCCTGGAAGTACACTGTATACTGTGTTCGAGGTTCAGGCTTATATTTCAATGTTGCTAGGAGGAGCACTCTCATTCAATCTCCTGTTTCCATCAAATGAACCGGACATATGGAGACTAATGGGGATGTGGTCCATCTGGATGTTTA CTATTCCTTCCCTTCGAGCCCGGGATTGCTCAAAGAATGAGAAAGAAGCCCTCAATTATCTCTTCCTTCTCGTCCCTCTACTAAATGTTGCAATCCCATTTTTCTTGAAGTCTTTTGCAGTTGTGTGGTCTGCAGATACTGTAGCCTTCTTTGGGATGTATGCATGGAAA ATGGGGTGGCTACAGAAAACAGAGAAATGA